A stretch of Actinomycetota bacterium DNA encodes these proteins:
- a CDS encoding serine dehydratase produces HVGRSLPPSLRETALGGLAVTPTGRSLGQHATRATGR; encoded by the coding sequence CACGTGGGCCGCTCGCTGCCGCCGTCGCTTCGCGAGACCGCGCTCGGCGGGCTCGCCGTCACCCCTACCGGCCGCTCGCTGGGCCAGCACGCCACCCGAGCCACGGGCCGATAG